In a single window of the Thermodesulfobacteriota bacterium genome:
- a CDS encoding sensor histidine kinase — MKIRTKKKLLYKFLGFFLPFIIISITITGLVLSATSFNFFQKTVTQDYQNIIKSSAGEIRLFMENARNNLESLALVIAAAGLDRWQEKMALTGFLHSNPQFVSLTLYSLDKEAVVTTVLAGDTPPPVPDELLFDQAVAGRIIMSGVRVSGQDMPMVHMAIPIRRQGVTREVLWAELNLKSIWDVLSGISVGRSGQVYILDVSGRTIGHRQIDRVIKATPPENPAIVNSLRTASGPVEWIENNNGQEYYNLGVYVPGLDWIVVLSQPRREIFSYLYRNIWWAALLTLGLCAMAAVFGWRWVRRLLSPIHRLHDQVRAIGGGELNGKVTIDSEDEIGDLGRAFNDMTDSLKAYIEREVETARALMHAQNLAVLGTTSSKVTHEVGNFLNNIDMAMSGLKSEPLTPRGEKILQIVYRESGRVKAFIQRFLQFARKPDLRLQKRPLAPIIREVMDVYRPLATQQGVTIDLDWPETLPPVNVDAGMLGQVLNNLIKNSLDAISGPGTISIGGAAGPRELTISVTDSGAGMEESVRARIFEPFYTTKGAGGTGLGMAIVKTIVESHRGVIECHSTVGQGTTFVIRLPLY; from the coding sequence ATGAAAATTCGGACAAAGAAAAAGCTGCTTTATAAGTTTCTCGGTTTTTTTCTGCCGTTTATTATCATTTCCATTACCATTACCGGTTTGGTTCTGTCGGCGACCAGCTTTAATTTTTTCCAGAAGACCGTCACCCAGGACTACCAGAACATCATCAAAAGCTCGGCCGGCGAGATCCGGCTGTTCATGGAAAACGCCCGCAACAACCTGGAAAGTCTGGCCCTGGTGATTGCCGCCGCCGGCCTGGACCGCTGGCAGGAAAAAATGGCCCTGACCGGGTTTCTCCACAGTAATCCTCAGTTCGTTTCCCTGACCCTCTATTCCCTGGACAAGGAGGCGGTTGTGACCACCGTCCTGGCGGGTGACACGCCCCCGCCTGTTCCGGATGAGCTCCTGTTTGATCAGGCGGTGGCGGGCCGGATCATCATGTCCGGTGTGAGGGTTTCCGGTCAGGATATGCCGATGGTGCACATGGCCATACCCATCCGCCGTCAGGGAGTGACACGTGAAGTACTCTGGGCGGAACTGAACCTCAAGTCCATCTGGGATGTACTCTCGGGAATCAGCGTGGGACGAAGCGGACAGGTCTATATCCTTGATGTGTCGGGACGGACTATCGGCCACCGCCAGATCGACCGGGTGATTAAAGCAACACCGCCGGAAAATCCGGCCATCGTCAACTCCCTGCGGACGGCGTCCGGTCCGGTTGAATGGATCGAGAACAACAACGGACAGGAGTATTACAATCTGGGCGTTTATGTGCCCGGCCTGGACTGGATCGTCGTGCTCAGTCAGCCCCGGCGGGAAATTTTTTCTTATCTTTACCGGAACATCTGGTGGGCGGCGCTACTGACCCTGGGGCTGTGCGCCATGGCCGCTGTTTTCGGCTGGCGCTGGGTCCGGCGACTGCTGTCGCCGATTCACCGGCTGCATGATCAGGTCCGCGCCATCGGCGGGGGTGAGCTGAACGGAAAGGTGACGATTGATTCGGAGGACGAAATCGGGGATCTGGGAAGGGCATTCAATGACATGACCGATTCCCTGAAAGCCTATATTGAACGGGAAGTGGAAACCGCCCGGGCGCTGATGCACGCCCAGAACCTGGCCGTGCTGGGCACCACATCCAGCAAGGTGACCCATGAGGTGGGCAATTTCCTGAACAATATCGACATGGCCATGTCCGGCTTAAAGAGTGAGCCCTTGACTCCCCGGGGGGAGAAAATTCTGCAGATCGTCTACCGGGAATCCGGCCGGGTAAAGGCATTTATTCAGCGCTTTCTGCAGTTTGCCCGAAAACCGGATTTGCGTCTCCAGAAGCGGCCGCTGGCGCCTATTATTCGGGAAGTCATGGACGTTTACCGGCCGCTGGCAACACAGCAGGGCGTCACCATTGATCTGGACTGGCCGGAGACACTGCCGCCGGTCAATGTGGATGCCGGCATGCTGGGGCAGGTGTTGAATAACCTGATCAAAAACAGCCTGGATGCCATTTCCGGACCGGGAACCATATCCATTGGCGGCGCGGCCGGACCGCGGGAGTTGACGATTTCCGTTACCGATTCCGGGGCGGGGATGGAGGAGTCCGTCCGCGCCCGGATTTTCGAGCCGTTTTACACCACCAAGGGCGCCGGCGGGACCGGCCTGGGCATGGCCATCGTCAAGACCATTGTCGAATCCCATCGCGGCGTCATCGAATGCCACAGCACCGTCGGCCAGGGGACGACGTTTGTGATCCGCCTGCCGCTGTATTAA
- a CDS encoding cereblon family protein, which translates to MLVSRSPVFSLKQPFDKTPGGAPLGGESAAAADRTDSGVFLLCANCLHLITSRQAAISVNGAHQHTFANPHGLVFTIGCFQQAPGCGLAGDATMEFSWFAGYSWRVAVCAACLSHLGWHFSSDGSGFFGLIIDRLVESDSAAGRP; encoded by the coding sequence ATGCTTGTCAGCCGGTCACCGGTATTCAGCCTGAAGCAGCCGTTCGACAAAACGCCCGGCGGCGCGCCCCTGGGCGGGGAGTCCGCGGCTGCGGCCGACCGGACGGATTCCGGCGTTTTCCTGCTGTGCGCCAACTGCCTGCACCTGATTACGTCCCGGCAGGCAGCCATCAGCGTCAACGGCGCGCACCAGCATACCTTCGCCAATCCTCACGGCCTGGTCTTTACCATCGGCTGTTTTCAACAGGCGCCGGGATGCGGCCTGGCCGGGGACGCCACCATGGAATTTTCGTGGTTTGCCGGATATTCCTGGCGGGTGGCGGTGTGCGCGGCCTGCCTGTCCCATCTGGGCTGGCATTTTTCGTCCGATGGCTCCGGTTTCTTTGGTCTGATCATAGACCGGCTGGTGGAATCGGATTCAGCCGCCGGGAGACCGTAG
- a CDS encoding YcaO-like family protein: MPDKFTLNDAYKRFTGDQDKVLTPRKTIDNFMQKAAGAGLDILKETRRVDRGRLGIPVYSSICGQDAKNMTGTAKQMGKGATPVQAEASAIMELVERFSLYRFSANPANFQTDRQADLKDKSMSFAVLARSVDDISGNIDAVGRFFADLPLRWTTAWNLTRGEKVLLPFDWFFAINQFNGSCAGNCNEEALCQGICEVVERHVCCDIARHRLLTPAIRPESADHPAVVEMIARYHAAGIRIYLSDFTMGLGLPTVGVLAHDPATFPDRSELVWTAGTAPDPRKAMSRALTEAAQLGGDFDTGACYVASGLPKFRRLEEASFITGLTPYLDITDLPDLSHENIRVEVERCLSTLADHNLEVYIVETTDPLLGLPAFYIIIPGTRFLQRAENASAGMFTAKLAAEKFPPREAVARLTAMNDMVGPAYYISFYLGQSHLQAGDPEAALTHFYRALELDPSPEDSPAIYSAIGQVFKDRGQYRKALKAFEDGLAIDDERTDILNLAGFCHFKLGEYEKAVERFAAILALDPSSAIDYANMAVNYRALGQINKALYYYQQALALDPAIEFARQHLEEILAR; encoded by the coding sequence ATGCCAGACAAATTTACGCTCAACGACGCTTACAAGCGCTTCACCGGTGATCAGGACAAAGTCCTTACCCCCCGGAAAACGATTGACAACTTCATGCAAAAAGCCGCCGGCGCCGGCCTGGACATCCTGAAGGAAACCCGGCGGGTGGACCGGGGCCGCCTGGGTATTCCCGTTTATTCCAGCATCTGCGGCCAGGACGCGAAAAACATGACCGGCACCGCCAAGCAGATGGGCAAGGGCGCCACGCCCGTGCAGGCCGAAGCCAGTGCCATCATGGAGCTGGTGGAGCGGTTCAGCCTCTACCGTTTTTCCGCCAACCCGGCCAATTTTCAGACCGATCGCCAGGCAGATCTGAAAGACAAATCCATGAGCTTTGCGGTCCTGGCCCGGTCGGTCGACGACATTTCCGGCAACATCGACGCCGTGGGCCGTTTTTTCGCCGACCTGCCCCTGCGCTGGACAACGGCCTGGAACCTGACCCGGGGCGAGAAAGTGCTGCTGCCCTTTGACTGGTTTTTTGCCATCAACCAGTTCAACGGCTCCTGCGCCGGCAACTGCAATGAGGAAGCCCTGTGCCAGGGGATCTGCGAGGTGGTGGAGCGCCATGTCTGCTGCGACATCGCCCGGCACCGGCTCCTGACGCCGGCTATCCGTCCGGAATCGGCCGATCATCCGGCAGTAGTGGAAATGATCGCCAGGTACCATGCCGCCGGCATCCGTATATATCTTTCGGATTTCACCATGGGGCTCGGCCTGCCCACGGTGGGCGTACTGGCCCATGATCCGGCCACTTTCCCGGACCGCAGCGAACTGGTCTGGACGGCCGGAACGGCGCCCGACCCGCGCAAGGCCATGAGCCGGGCCCTGACGGAAGCGGCCCAGCTGGGCGGCGACTTTGACACCGGCGCCTGTTACGTGGCCAGCGGGCTGCCCAAGTTCCGGCGGCTGGAGGAGGCGTCCTTTATCACCGGGTTAACGCCTTATCTGGACATCACCGATCTGCCCGACCTGTCCCATGAGAACATCCGGGTGGAGGTCGAGCGCTGCCTGTCGACCCTGGCGGACCATAACCTGGAGGTTTACATCGTCGAGACCACCGACCCTCTGCTGGGGCTGCCGGCCTTTTACATCATCATCCCCGGCACCCGTTTTCTCCAGCGGGCGGAAAATGCCAGCGCCGGCATGTTCACGGCCAAGCTGGCGGCTGAAAAATTTCCACCCCGGGAAGCCGTTGCCCGGCTGACGGCCATGAACGACATGGTCGGCCCAGCCTATTACATCAGCTTTTACCTCGGCCAGAGCCACCTGCAGGCAGGCGATCCGGAAGCTGCCCTGACGCATTTTTACCGGGCACTTGAACTGGACCCGTCCCCGGAAGATAGTCCCGCCATTTATTCGGCCATTGGCCAGGTCTTTAAGGACCGGGGACAATACCGGAAAGCGTTGAAAGCGTTTGAAGACGGACTGGCGATTGATGACGAACGAACGGATATCCTGAACCTGGCCGGCTTCTGCCATTTCAAGCTGGGCGAGTATGAAAAGGCGGTAGAACGGTTTGCCGCCATTCTGGCCCTGGACCCTTCATCGGCCATCGATTACGCCAACATGGCCGTGAACTACCGGGCACTGGGACAAATCAACAAGGCCCTCTATTATTATCAGCAGGCCCTGGCCCTTGACCCGGCCATCGAGTTCGCCCGGCAGCACCTGGAAGAGATTCTGGCTAGGTAG
- the hrpA gene encoding ATP-dependent RNA helicase HrpA, translating into MLILRAGRGYDKKPSMTASEFSMALKQARALLPKALRADRSQARRRIEHLLKPGDKTPGERDVRMLADVTARLGKSAALKNIRFDSFPPVSVNPALPIAAHQADIMAALKTHPVVIVSGATGSGKTTQIPKMCVAAGLGRDGRIGCTQPRRIAALTIARRISDEIGATVGTAVGYKIRFSDRTADNTLIKVMTDGILLTEAHHDPMLNEYDVLVIDEAHERTLNIDFILGLLKTILRRRKDLKVVITSATIDTRKFSAAFDNAPVIEVSGTLYPVMVEYFQPEENKPSSSGDGAGEMYVEQAMAAVDRILARDPAGDVLVFMPTAQDIRETCRIITGRRYAGVTALPLYAQLPAGRQESVFKKHRGRKIIVATNIAETSLTVPNIRYVVDTGLARIPYYNPRTRVTSLAVRKISQSSALQRQGRCGRVAEGVCVRLYPEKDFLRRHLFTPPEILRANLAEVILRMMALKLGDVRRFPFVDPPMEKSVVDGYEVLFELGAISITDEHGYLPSHRYRLTGTGGLMARIPADPRLARILIEAGRSGCLEAALVIAAALSIADPREVPPESEKEARTLLADFTDPSSDFVTLLNLWEALAGKESGELKAFCRDCFLSMNRVREWRDIHSQLSEIVAESRLARNPATRAVDRKKDPERFYEVLHRAILSGYLSNIAEKKEKNFYAAGKGREVTLFPGSALHNGEADWIVAAEMVETTRLYARTAARVEKKWIREAAGDLCRPLYINPRWSRELGEAVADCQFLLFGLCVGVDREVPYGPVYPREASDLFIRHALVRDEVAHPPAFMRHNRKVIETVIGMEDRLRKRDFLISEEDLFALFREKIDDTVFSMEALKKRIRKRGDSWLRLTPEDVMRREPDREEVSLFPETIHAAGVRLPVTYRFDPADTADGVTVNIPARAASDIPPEPLDWLVPGLLVEKVTALLKNLPKEYRKKLVPLNRTVAVIVEEMPRQDRPLIMALSDFIFQRFGLEIPGSAWQPQRLPDYLTMRLAIVGENGQPLSVSRDSAVLRRFHSSKAGPDDIADIRRFWEKNGIDHRHFPDLPAEIPLPAGAGVVYPGLQTDGGDVCLRIFRNRINALAAHRRGVRRLLEKRLSREVTFLKQDVTLSPAMARQALYLGGADALSGGMAEKILGECFGVDIRDRGEFNEYAEKIPATLYQQAHELKPIVAEIVSEYYQARQELTSLTASLNPRGDLARELSQLLKEMGDLVPDNFIALYERDRLAHLPRYVRSFRLRARRAVDNFPTHRQKTAQVAWAVGEISRLLADLNPNSSADKRRAVEDLFWMVEEYKLSIFTQELKTAFPVSKKRIQERVREIDRMI; encoded by the coding sequence GTGCTGATCTTGCGGGCTGGAAGGGGGTATGATAAAAAGCCATCCATGACCGCTTCCGAATTTTCAATGGCGCTGAAACAGGCGCGGGCGCTGCTGCCAAAGGCCCTGCGGGCGGACCGGAGCCAGGCCCGCCGCCGCATCGAGCATCTGCTCAAGCCCGGCGACAAGACGCCCGGGGAGAGGGATGTCCGCATGCTGGCCGACGTGACGGCACGGCTGGGAAAATCGGCGGCCCTGAAAAATATCCGCTTTGATTCTTTTCCGCCGGTTTCCGTCAATCCGGCCCTGCCTATCGCGGCCCATCAGGCCGATATTATGGCGGCCCTCAAAACGCACCCGGTAGTCATCGTATCCGGCGCGACCGGCTCCGGAAAAACCACCCAGATTCCCAAGATGTGCGTGGCGGCGGGCCTGGGCCGGGACGGTCGCATCGGCTGCACCCAGCCCCGGCGAATCGCGGCCCTGACCATCGCCCGCCGCATATCGGACGAGATCGGTGCCACCGTGGGCACGGCCGTGGGATACAAAATCCGTTTTTCGGATCGGACCGCCGACAACACCTTGATCAAGGTCATGACCGACGGCATTCTGCTGACCGAGGCCCACCATGACCCGATGCTGAACGAATACGACGTCCTGGTCATTGACGAAGCCCATGAGCGGACCCTCAACATCGATTTTATCCTGGGCCTGCTCAAAACCATCCTGCGCCGGCGCAAGGACCTGAAGGTGGTCATCACCTCGGCCACCATCGACACCCGCAAGTTTTCCGCCGCCTTTGACAACGCGCCGGTGATCGAGGTTTCCGGAACGCTCTATCCGGTCATGGTGGAGTACTTCCAGCCGGAAGAGAACAAGCCGTCATCTTCCGGCGACGGCGCGGGGGAGATGTACGTGGAGCAGGCGATGGCGGCGGTGGACCGCATCCTGGCGCGAGACCCGGCCGGAGATGTCCTGGTGTTCATGCCCACGGCCCAGGACATCCGCGAAACCTGCCGCATCATCACCGGCAGACGGTACGCCGGGGTGACGGCGCTGCCGTTGTATGCCCAGCTTCCGGCCGGCCGGCAGGAAAGCGTTTTTAAAAAACACCGGGGAAGAAAGATTATCGTGGCCACCAACATCGCCGAAACATCCCTGACCGTGCCCAATATCCGCTACGTGGTGGATACGGGGCTGGCCCGCATTCCCTATTACAACCCCCGCACCCGGGTGACCTCCCTGGCCGTGCGCAAAATTTCCCAGAGCAGCGCCCTGCAGCGCCAGGGCCGGTGCGGGCGGGTGGCCGAAGGCGTCTGCGTCCGGCTCTATCCGGAAAAGGATTTTTTACGACGGCACTTGTTCACCCCGCCGGAAATTCTGCGGGCCAACCTGGCCGAGGTTATTCTGCGCATGATGGCGCTGAAGCTGGGCGATGTCCGGCGGTTCCCCTTTGTGGACCCGCCCATGGAAAAGAGCGTCGTCGATGGATATGAGGTGCTTTTCGAACTGGGCGCCATCTCGATAACGGATGAGCATGGCTATCTCCCCTCCCACCGATACCGGCTGACCGGAACCGGCGGCCTGATGGCCAGAATTCCGGCCGATCCCCGGCTGGCCCGCATTTTGATCGAAGCCGGGAGATCGGGTTGCCTGGAGGCGGCCCTGGTCATCGCGGCGGCGTTAAGCATTGCCGATCCCCGGGAGGTGCCGCCGGAAAGCGAAAAGGAAGCCCGGACGTTGCTGGCCGATTTTACCGACCCCTCTTCCGATTTCGTCACCCTGCTCAATCTTTGGGAGGCGCTGGCGGGAAAGGAATCCGGCGAACTCAAAGCCTTCTGCCGGGACTGCTTTCTTTCCATGAACCGGGTCCGGGAATGGCGTGACATCCACTCCCAGCTTTCGGAGATCGTCGCCGAGAGCCGTCTGGCCCGGAACCCGGCGACCCGCGCGGTTGACCGGAAAAAGGACCCGGAGCGGTTTTACGAGGTGTTGCACCGGGCCATTTTAAGCGGGTATCTTTCCAACATCGCCGAAAAGAAGGAAAAAAATTTTTACGCGGCGGGCAAAGGCCGGGAGGTGACCCTGTTTCCCGGTTCGGCCTTGCATAACGGCGAAGCGGACTGGATCGTGGCCGCGGAAATGGTCGAGACCACCCGGCTGTATGCCCGGACCGCGGCCAGGGTGGAAAAAAAGTGGATCCGGGAGGCGGCCGGCGATCTGTGCCGGCCCCTGTATATCAACCCCCGCTGGTCCCGGGAACTGGGCGAGGCGGTGGCGGATTGCCAGTTCCTTCTTTTTGGTCTTTGCGTGGGCGTTGACAGGGAAGTGCCGTACGGCCCGGTTTATCCGCGGGAAGCTTCCGACTTGTTCATCCGCCACGCCCTGGTTCGGGACGAGGTGGCGCATCCGCCGGCCTTTATGCGGCACAACCGGAAGGTGATCGAAACGGTCATCGGCATGGAGGACCGCTTGAGAAAAAGGGATTTTCTGATAAGCGAAGAAGATCTGTTCGCCTTGTTCCGGGAAAAAATCGACGATACCGTGTTTTCCATGGAAGCGTTGAAAAAGCGCATCCGTAAGCGCGGAGACTCGTGGCTGCGGCTGACGCCGGAGGACGTCATGCGGCGCGAGCCGGACCGGGAAGAAGTCTCGCTGTTTCCGGAAACCATTCATGCCGCCGGCGTCCGGCTTCCGGTCACCTATCGCTTTGACCCGGCTGATACCGCCGACGGCGTCACGGTCAATATTCCGGCCCGGGCGGCCTCGGACATCCCGCCGGAGCCCCTGGACTGGCTGGTGCCCGGCCTGCTGGTGGAAAAAGTCACGGCCCTGCTCAAAAACCTTCCCAAAGAGTATCGCAAGAAGCTGGTGCCGCTGAATCGGACGGTAGCGGTGATTGTGGAGGAGATGCCCCGGCAGGACCGGCCCCTGATCATGGCCCTGTCCGATTTTATTTTTCAGCGGTTCGGCCTGGAGATTCCGGGCAGCGCCTGGCAGCCTCAGCGCCTGCCGGACTATCTGACCATGCGGCTGGCCATTGTCGGTGAGAATGGTCAGCCGCTGTCCGTTTCACGGGACAGCGCTGTTTTGCGGCGCTTTCATTCTTCAAAGGCCGGGCCGGATGATATCGCCGACATCCGCCGGTTCTGGGAGAAAAACGGAATTGATCATCGGCACTTTCCCGACCTGCCGGCGGAAATTCCTCTGCCGGCAGGCGCCGGAGTGGTTTATCCCGGACTGCAGACCGATGGGGGCGACGTCTGCCTGCGGATATTCAGAAACCGGATCAACGCCCTGGCGGCCCATCGCCGGGGGGTGCGGCGGCTGCTGGAAAAACGGCTGTCCCGGGAAGTGACCTTTCTGAAACAGGACGTGACCCTTTCCCCGGCCATGGCCCGGCAGGCCCTGTACCTGGGAGGCGCCGACGCGCTTTCCGGCGGCATGGCGGAAAAGATCCTGGGCGAATGCTTCGGCGTGGACATCCGAGACCGGGGGGAGTTCAACGAGTACGCGGAGAAGATTCCGGCAACGCTCTATCAGCAGGCCCATGAACTCAAACCGATCGTCGCTGAGATCGTCTCGGAATATTATCAGGCCCGCCAGGAATTGACGTCGCTGACCGCCTCCCTGAATCCCCGGGGAGACCTGGCCCGCGAGCTTTCACAGCTGCTCAAGGAAATGGGCGACCTGGTGCCGGATAATTTCATTGCCCTCTATGAACGGGACCGGCTGGCGCATCTGCCCCGGTATGTCCGGTCTTTTCGCCTGCGCGCCCGCCGGGCGGTGGACAACTTTCCGACGCACCGGCAGAAGACCGCCCAGGTCGCCTGGGCTGTCGGCGAAATCTCCCGGCTGCTGGCGGACCTGAATCCCAATTCGTCCGCCGACAAGCGCCGGGCGGTGGAGGACCTGTTCTGGATGGTGGAAGAATACAAGCTGTCGATTTTTACCCAGGAACTGAAGACCGCGTTCCCGGTGTCAAAAAAACGGATTCAGGAGAGGGTCCGGGAAATCGATCGGATGATCTAA
- a CDS encoding PAS domain S-box protein yields MFSTIPLFGCLTALVLLAFLWNRLREFKQQSERDRKQISQLLEDAFRYRLLSENINDIIFTLDMNLRYTYVSPSVEKIRGFTPEEVMRLPLDRQMTPDSLTKAVTMFSEKLENVQNGKPPEASQIIEVEMYHKSGGTVWLELNVDFLLDETGQPAGVIGISRCINERKEAEAKFRDIQERYHALFERSLEFIYISDLSGNFLDANDAALKALGYSREEIHHLNYADLLSDDQLADAIANLQQIIDTGTQPDIMELKLRIRQGGYIWVQTKGTLLYRDGKPYAIQGIARDITDRKQALMALVESEKKYRSIISNMQDVYYRTDNRGRLILASPSAAPLFGYLSVEEMMEINISKVLYKNPADRQRFLTTMQQQGRVRDYEVLLQKKDGTPVPVMVSSSYYYDEQGQPLGIEGILADITARKKAEEALKQMVDWHVGINNIHNELLEKTVLEDRLQVITDGIRKTFDVFLCRIWVTRPGDRCPSCPHAGVATEKRLCRDGVPCLHLIASSGYPERADSAYTRIPFGYHDIYWKGTDSLPGFLTNTAETTPIIRDREWVGKNGIVAFSGRQLRDNEGKVIGVLSVFSRHVVSEAEYQLYGNLANTASQIILSTLAEASMRQAREAAEAANRAKSEFLANMSHEIRTPMNGVLGMTDMLLDTNLTGQQRDFARSVKTSAESLLAIINDILDFSKIEAGKLEVESIVFDLKDLLADIMDIVCMQARGKGITCTADISNDIPGGLVGDPVRLRQVLMNLLSNAVKFTRQGSVAVTVSLETETELEIAVRFQVTDTGIGIPEDYHGKLFQSFTQLDASMTRKFGGTGLGLAISKQLVKMMDGDIGFSSQAGRGSTFWFRIPLKKKMPAEKAKRLISQQAPTSATGLRGLRILLAEDNPINMKVIEKQLELMGHTVTSVFNGEEAVNAFEKNEFDVVLMDIQMPVMDGVLAAQQIHRIQDQRGCDRKVPVIALTAHAMAGERENLLKSGLDGYIPKPVTGQMLAEAMREALAKDNP; encoded by the coding sequence ATGTTTTCGACTATCCCTCTGTTCGGCTGCCTGACGGCCCTGGTGCTGCTGGCTTTTCTGTGGAACCGGCTGCGGGAGTTCAAGCAGCAATCCGAACGGGACCGGAAGCAGATCAGCCAGCTTCTGGAAGACGCTTTCCGCTATCGCCTGCTTTCCGAAAACATCAATGACATCATTTTTACGCTTGATATGAACCTGCGTTACACCTATGTCAGCCCGTCGGTTGAAAAAATCAGGGGCTTTACTCCGGAGGAAGTGATGCGACTTCCGCTGGATCGCCAGATGACGCCGGACTCCCTGACAAAAGCCGTGACGATGTTTTCCGAGAAGCTGGAAAACGTGCAAAATGGCAAACCGCCGGAAGCGTCCCAGATTATCGAAGTGGAAATGTACCACAAATCCGGCGGCACCGTCTGGCTGGAACTGAACGTGGATTTTCTGCTGGATGAGACCGGGCAGCCGGCCGGCGTCATCGGTATCAGCCGCTGCATCAATGAACGCAAGGAAGCCGAAGCAAAATTCCGGGATATCCAGGAACGATACCATGCCCTGTTTGAGCGGTCGCTGGAATTCATTTACATCAGTGATCTTTCCGGGAATTTTCTGGATGCCAACGACGCCGCCTTGAAAGCCCTGGGGTATTCCCGGGAGGAAATCCACCATCTTAATTACGCCGACCTGCTTTCCGACGATCAACTGGCGGATGCGATTGCAAATCTGCAGCAGATAATTGATACCGGAACTCAGCCCGACATCATGGAACTCAAGCTGCGAATTCGCCAAGGAGGGTATATCTGGGTCCAGACCAAGGGGACGCTGCTCTACCGGGACGGAAAACCGTATGCCATCCAGGGAATCGCCCGGGACATCACCGACCGCAAACAGGCCCTGATGGCCCTGGTGGAAAGTGAAAAGAAATACCGGTCCATCATCAGTAACATGCAGGATGTGTACTACCGGACCGATAACCGCGGGCGGTTGATCCTGGCCAGCCCTTCTGCCGCTCCCCTGTTCGGATACCTTTCCGTTGAGGAAATGATGGAGATAAATATCAGTAAGGTCCTTTACAAAAACCCGGCGGACCGTCAGCGCTTCCTGACCACCATGCAACAGCAGGGCCGGGTAAGGGACTATGAAGTACTGCTTCAGAAAAAAGACGGCACCCCCGTGCCGGTAATGGTCAGCAGTTCCTATTATTATGATGAGCAGGGACAGCCGCTGGGCATTGAAGGCATCCTGGCCGATATCACCGCCCGCAAAAAGGCCGAAGAAGCCCTCAAGCAGATGGTCGACTGGCATGTCGGCATCAATAATATCCATAACGAACTTCTGGAAAAGACCGTTCTGGAGGACCGCCTTCAGGTCATCACCGACGGCATCAGGAAAACCTTTGACGTCTTTCTCTGCCGTATCTGGGTCACCCGGCCGGGGGACCGCTGCCCTTCCTGCCCGCATGCCGGTGTCGCAACCGAAAAGCGCCTGTGCCGGGACGGCGTCCCGTGCCTTCATCTGATCGCCAGTTCCGGATATCCCGAACGCGCGGACAGCGCTTACACCCGCATCCCCTTCGGATATCATGATATTTACTGGAAAGGTACGGACAGCCTGCCGGGGTTTTTGACCAACACCGCCGAAACCACACCGATCATAAGGGATCGTGAATGGGTCGGGAAAAACGGTATTGTCGCCTTCTCGGGCAGGCAGTTGCGGGATAACGAGGGCAAGGTCATCGGCGTCCTGTCCGTTTTCTCCCGGCATGTTGTTTCAGAGGCGGAATACCAGCTTTACGGCAACCTGGCCAACACCGCCTCGCAGATCATTCTTTCCACCCTGGCGGAAGCGTCCATGCGGCAGGCCAGGGAAGCGGCCGAGGCGGCCAACCGGGCCAAGAGCGAATTTCTGGCCAACATGAGCCATGAAATCCGGACGCCCATGAACGGTGTCCTCGGCATGACCGATATGCTGCTGGACACCAATCTGACCGGTCAGCAGCGGGATTTTGCCCGGAGCGTTAAAACCAGCGCCGAATCCCTGCTGGCCATCATCAACGACATTCTGGACTTTTCAAAAATCGAGGCCGGCAAACTGGAGGTGGAGTCCATTGTCTTTGATCTGAAAGATCTGCTGGCGGACATTATGGACATCGTCTGCATGCAGGCCAGGGGCAAGGGCATCACCTGCACCGCTGATATCAGTAACGATATTCCCGGCGGCCTGGTGGGTGACCCGGTACGGCTGCGACAGGTGCTGATGAATCTGTTGAGCAACGCCGTCAAATTCACCCGGCAGGGATCGGTAGCGGTCACGGTTTCTTTAGAGACCGAAACCGAACTGGAAATTGCCGTCCGTTTTCAAGTCACCGATACCGGTATCGGTATTCCCGAAGATTACCATGGCAAGCTCTTCCAGTCGTTTACCCAACTTGACGCTTCGATGACTCGAAAATTCGGGGGAACCGGACTGGGGCTGGCCATCAGCAAACAACTGGTGAAAATGATGGACGGTGACATCGGCTTTTCCAGCCAGGCCGGCCGGGGATCGACCTTCTGGTTCAGGATCCCTTTAAAGAAAAAAATGCCGGCCGAAAAAGCCAAACGTCTCATTTCGCAGCAGGCCCCCACATCCGCCACAGGGCTCCGGGGTTTGAGGATTCTTCTGGCCGAGGACAACCCCATCAATATGAAAGTCATTGAAAAACAGCTGGAACTGATGGGGCATACGGTCACCTCGGTGTTCAACGGTGAAGAAGCCGTAAACGCGTTTGAAAAAAATGAATTCGACGTGGTTCTGATGGATATCCAGATGCCGGTCATGGACGGTGTTCTGGCGGCCCAGCAGATTCACCGGATCCAGGATCAGCGCGGTTGCGACCGAAAAGTGCCGGTTATCGCCCTGACCGCCCATGCCATGGCGGGTGAACGGGAAAACCTCCTGAAAAGCGGTCTGGACGGTTATATCCCAAAGCCTGTCACCGGCCAGATGCTGGCCGAGGCCATGCGGGAAGCGCTGGCGAAGGATAACCCTTGA